In Neorhizobium sp. NCHU2750, a single genomic region encodes these proteins:
- a CDS encoding CGNR zinc finger domain-containing protein produces the protein MTFTWTQHRFAGGALALDVANSVILRFDPARSIDRFADRGQMDAFPKAAEAFSAERALFGSLQPARGENRASFIALREAIDRYFRARVESHEDADDLAGLLEAIAAMLRLGNQASLEMATAHSALRLLSDETAERIRICGNCGWLFIDRSKNRSRIWCDMAICGNRVKAARHYRSGKAKA, from the coding sequence ATGACCTTTACATGGACACAGCACCGTTTTGCCGGCGGCGCCCTGGCGCTCGACGTCGCCAACAGCGTGATCCTGCGGTTCGATCCGGCCCGCAGCATCGATCGTTTTGCCGACAGGGGGCAGATGGATGCCTTCCCAAAAGCGGCCGAGGCATTTTCCGCCGAGCGGGCGCTGTTCGGTTCGCTGCAGCCGGCAAGAGGGGAAAACCGGGCTTCGTTCATCGCATTGCGCGAGGCGATCGATCGCTATTTTCGCGCCCGCGTGGAGAGCCATGAGGACGCGGATGATCTTGCCGGGTTGCTGGAAGCGATTGCCGCCATGCTGCGGCTCGGCAATCAGGCGTCGCTGGAAATGGCGACGGCGCATTCGGCGCTCAGGCTTCTATCCGACGAGACGGCCGAGCGGATCAGGATCTGCGGCAATTGCGGCTGGCTGTTCATCGACCGCAGCAAGAACCGCAGCCGGATCTGGTGCGACATGGCGATCTGCGGCAACCGGGTGAAGGCTGCCCGGCATTATCGTTCGGGAAAGGCAAAGGCGTGA
- the uvrC gene encoding excinuclease ABC subunit UvrC yields the protein MNDKKLPDGGVLYDEIDDDDDDALAPDTAADAITASIDWNEAVKNESGLKGADLIGEFVKHLPNAPGVYRMFNEAGDVMYVGKARSLKKRVSNYAQGRLHSNRLTRMVRETTHMEFVTTRTETEALLLEANLIKRLRPRFNVLLRDDKSFPYIMITGDHRAPAIFKHRGARARKGDYFGPFASAAAVGRTINSLQRAFLLRTCTDSVFETRTRPCLLYQIKRCSGPCTHEISDEGYAGLVKEAKDFLSGKSQTVKSSIASQMQEASEDLDFERAAIYRDRLAALSHVQSHQGINPAGVEEADVFAIHHEGGLSCIQVFFFRTGQNWGNRAYFPKADPQMSGAEILNAFLAQFYDDKPVPKQILLSETVEEQELMALAFSEKAGHKVTIAVPQRGEKRDLVDHVLANAREAHGRKLAETSSQARLLKGLAETFVLPWVPRRIEIYDNSHIMGTNAVGGMVVAGPEGFVKGQYRKFNIKSTDITPGDDFGMMKEVMTRRFSRLIKEEGIPERSISAKAPMGTERGAELGAPVGTVVEADTDTGPDDINDAAFPAWPDVILIDGGQGQMTAVRAILDELGIRDVVTAIGVAKGVDRDAGRERFFADGKSDFSLPPRDPVLYFIQRMRDEAHRFAIGSHRARRKKEMVKNPLDEISGIGPGRKRKLLQHFGTAKAVSRAGLTDLMAVEGISEAVAKQVYNHFHETRPS from the coding sequence ATGAACGACAAGAAGCTGCCCGATGGCGGCGTTCTCTATGACGAGATCGACGATGATGACGATGACGCGCTGGCGCCGGATACGGCCGCCGATGCCATCACCGCATCGATCGATTGGAACGAGGCAGTCAAGAACGAGAGCGGGCTGAAGGGCGCCGACCTGATTGGCGAATTCGTCAAGCACCTGCCGAATGCGCCGGGCGTCTACCGGATGTTCAACGAGGCCGGCGACGTGATGTATGTCGGCAAGGCGCGCAGCCTGAAGAAGCGGGTGAGCAATTATGCGCAGGGCCGGCTGCATTCCAACCGGCTGACCCGGATGGTGCGCGAGACGACGCATATGGAATTCGTCACGACGCGGACGGAAACCGAAGCGCTGCTGCTCGAAGCCAACCTGATCAAGCGGCTTCGTCCACGCTTCAACGTGCTGCTGCGTGACGACAAGTCGTTTCCCTATATCATGATCACCGGCGACCATCGGGCACCGGCGATTTTCAAGCATCGCGGTGCGCGCGCCCGCAAGGGTGACTATTTCGGCCCCTTCGCCTCGGCTGCCGCCGTCGGCCGGACGATCAACTCGCTGCAGCGAGCATTTCTGCTCAGAACCTGTACCGACAGCGTGTTCGAGACGCGCACCCGCCCCTGCCTTCTCTACCAGATCAAGCGCTGTTCCGGGCCCTGCACCCACGAGATCAGCGACGAGGGCTATGCAGGGCTGGTGAAAGAGGCGAAAGACTTCCTGTCGGGCAAGAGCCAGACGGTGAAATCGTCGATCGCCAGCCAGATGCAGGAAGCGTCCGAGGATCTCGATTTCGAGCGGGCGGCGATCTATCGCGATCGGCTTGCAGCGCTTTCCCATGTCCAGAGCCATCAGGGCATCAACCCGGCCGGGGTCGAGGAGGCGGATGTCTTCGCCATCCATCACGAAGGCGGGCTGTCCTGCATCCAGGTATTCTTCTTCCGCACCGGCCAGAACTGGGGCAACCGCGCCTATTTCCCCAAGGCCGATCCGCAGATGTCGGGCGCGGAAATCCTCAATGCCTTCCTTGCGCAGTTCTACGACGACAAGCCGGTGCCGAAGCAGATCCTTCTATCGGAAACCGTCGAGGAACAGGAATTGATGGCGCTGGCTTTCTCCGAGAAGGCCGGGCACAAGGTGACGATCGCCGTTCCCCAGCGGGGCGAGAAGCGCGATCTGGTCGACCATGTGCTTGCCAATGCCCGCGAGGCGCATGGCCGCAAGCTGGCCGAAACCTCGTCGCAGGCAAGGCTGCTCAAGGGGCTGGCGGAAACCTTCGTGCTGCCCTGGGTGCCGCGCCGGATCGAGATCTACGACAACTCGCATATCATGGGCACCAATGCCGTCGGCGGCATGGTGGTGGCGGGGCCGGAAGGCTTCGTGAAGGGCCAGTATCGCAAGTTCAACATCAAATCGACCGACATCACCCCCGGCGACGATTTCGGCATGATGAAGGAAGTGATGACCCGGCGCTTTTCCCGCCTGATCAAGGAGGAAGGCATTCCCGAGCGCAGCATTTCGGCGAAGGCGCCAATGGGGACCGAACGGGGGGCAGAGTTGGGGGCGCCGGTGGGGACCGTCGTCGAGGCGGATACCGACACAGGCCCGGACGATATCAACGATGCAGCCTTCCCGGCATGGCCGGACGTGATCCTGATCGACGGCGGCCAGGGGCAGATGACGGCGGTACGGGCGATCCTCGACGAACTCGGCATCCGCGATGTCGTGACCGCGATCGGCGTCGCCAAGGGTGTCGACCGCGATGCGGGACGGGAGCGCTTCTTCGCCGACGGAAAGAGCGATTTTTCACTGCCGCCGCGCGATCCGGTTCTCTATTTCATCCAGCGCATGCGCGATGAAGCACACCGGTTTGCCATCGGTTCGCACCGGGCACGGCGCAAGAAGGAGATGGTGAAGAACCCGCTCGACGAGATTTCCGGCATCGGGCCGGGCCGCAAGCGCAAGCTTCTGCAGCATTTCGGCACCGCCAAGGCCGTCTCCCGCGCCGGGCTGACAGACCTGATGGCGGTGGAAGGCATTTCAGAAGCGGTGGCGAAGCAAGTCTACAATCATTTCCATGAGACGAGGCCAAGCTGA
- the pgsA gene encoding CDP-diacylglycerol--glycerol-3-phosphate 3-phosphatidyltransferase, protein MASRAYNIPNLLTYARILAVPVIVLCFYVEGKLESSDTARWTALWIFIAASITDYLDGYLARIWNQTSNIGRMLDPIADKLLVASVLLLMAADGTIAGWSLWAAITILCREILVSGLREYLAALKVSVPVTRVAKWKTTIQMVSIAFLLAGPAGDKVMPYTTEMGIGLLWIAAILTFYTGYDYFKAGVKHLVDAD, encoded by the coding sequence ATGGCTTCCCGCGCATACAATATCCCCAATCTCCTGACCTATGCCCGCATCCTTGCCGTGCCGGTCATCGTGCTCTGCTTCTATGTCGAGGGAAAGCTCGAGAGTTCGGATACCGCCCGCTGGACGGCGCTGTGGATTTTCATTGCCGCATCGATCACCGACTATCTCGACGGCTATCTCGCCCGCATCTGGAACCAGACGTCGAATATCGGGCGGATGCTCGATCCGATCGCCGACAAGCTGTTGGTCGCGTCCGTGCTTTTGTTGATGGCTGCCGACGGCACGATCGCCGGCTGGTCGCTCTGGGCGGCGATCACAATCCTGTGCCGTGAAATCCTCGTCTCGGGCCTGCGCGAATATCTCGCAGCGCTGAAAGTCTCGGTGCCGGTGACACGGGTCGCCAAATGGAAGACAACGATCCAGATGGTATCCATCGCCTTCCTGCTGGCCGGACCTGCCGGCGACAAGGTGATGCCCTACACGACCGAAATGGGCATCGGCCTGCTGTGGATCGCTGCCATCCTGACATTCTATACCGGCTACGACTACTTCAAGGCCGGCGTGAAGCATCTGGTGGATGCCGACTGA
- a CDS encoding glutathione S-transferase, with protein MKILYSPASPYSAKVRMAARHLGIALTEVRTDTTNAPPELIDNNPLAKIPVLIRDGEAPIYDSVAIMHFLDRMSGGKLYPKKEEKRTEAEVLEALCDGVTDCLLAIVYEHRFRDEDKVHQPWIDRQWTKVVRALDYLEKNLPKTGKKLHGGHFALAAMIGYLDLRFNGQWAEGRPELASWPDTFAKKFYHYAEMKAAA; from the coding sequence ATGAAAATTCTCTATTCGCCCGCTTCGCCCTATTCAGCGAAAGTGCGCATGGCGGCCCGCCATCTCGGCATTGCCCTGACCGAAGTCAGGACGGATACGACCAATGCCCCGCCGGAACTGATCGACAACAACCCGCTCGCCAAGATCCCGGTGCTGATCCGTGATGGCGAGGCACCGATCTACGACAGTGTCGCGATCATGCATTTCCTCGACCGCATGTCTGGCGGCAAGCTCTATCCGAAGAAGGAGGAGAAGCGGACCGAGGCCGAGGTGCTGGAGGCTCTGTGCGACGGCGTGACGGACTGCCTGCTTGCAATCGTCTACGAGCATCGCTTTCGCGACGAGGACAAGGTGCATCAGCCGTGGATCGACCGGCAATGGACCAAGGTGGTCCGCGCCCTCGATTACCTGGAAAAGAACCTGCCGAAGACAGGCAAGAAACTGCATGGCGGCCATTTCGCGCTTGCCGCAATGATCGGCTATCTCGACCTGCGCTTCAACGGCCAATGGGCCGAAGGCCGGCCGGAACTCGCCTCCTGGCCGGATACGTTCGCCAAGAAGTTCTATCACTATGCGGAGATGAAGGCTGCGGCCTGA
- a CDS encoding outer membrane protein gives MRILVATLMASAASFIAISSANAADAVEQVPQAPVAVDEPAPAVGNWQGYYLGATGSYDWGRFGGGDHKADGAGGGLYTGYNWQSGKIVYGIEGDVAYNGEKHGTSPDLEGKAGWNGSVRGRIGYDLNPFLIYGTAGVALQDNKLSDATSSESKTAVGYTVGAGAEAMITNNITARLEYRYTDFGAKDYNLDSGSFSKGYDDNSVKLGIGVKF, from the coding sequence ATGCGTATCCTCGTCGCAACTCTTATGGCTTCGGCTGCCAGCTTCATCGCAATCTCTTCGGCAAACGCTGCCGATGCCGTAGAACAGGTTCCCCAGGCCCCCGTAGCCGTTGACGAGCCGGCTCCGGCCGTCGGCAACTGGCAGGGCTACTACCTCGGTGCAACCGGCTCCTACGACTGGGGTCGTTTCGGCGGCGGCGACCACAAGGCCGACGGTGCAGGTGGTGGTCTCTACACCGGTTACAACTGGCAGAGCGGCAAGATCGTCTACGGTATCGAAGGTGATGTTGCCTATAACGGCGAAAAGCACGGCACGAGCCCGGATCTCGAAGGCAAGGCTGGCTGGAACGGCTCCGTTCGCGGCCGTATCGGTTACGACCTCAACCCCTTCCTGATCTATGGTACGGCCGGTGTTGCCCTGCAGGACAACAAGCTGTCTGACGCAACCTCGTCGGAAAGCAAGACCGCCGTCGGTTACACGGTCGGTGCCGGTGCTGAAGCCATGATCACCAACAACATCACGGCGCGCCTCGAATACCGCTACACCGATTTCGGTGCCAAGGACTACAACCTCGATAGCGGCTCCTTCTCCAAGGGCTACGACGACAACAGCGTCAAGCTCGGTATCGGCGTCAAGTTCTGA
- a CDS encoding DinB family protein yields the protein MQRHFQMLADYNRWANGRVYDACALLADEDYRSDRGAFFGSAHRTLNHLLVADRIWLRRITGTGTAPMELNVILYEDLAELRRAREAEDERFVTLMGSLEPDAFARTVRYTPITVQKEMNEPLGGMLAHVFNHQTHHRGQAHTILTSLGQPSVVLDMIAFLRNEGKQWLA from the coding sequence ATGCAGCGCCATTTCCAGATGCTTGCCGACTATAACCGCTGGGCGAACGGGCGCGTCTATGACGCCTGTGCGCTTCTGGCGGACGAGGATTACCGCAGCGACCGCGGCGCCTTTTTCGGCTCGGCGCATCGGACGCTCAATCATCTCCTCGTCGCCGACCGGATCTGGCTGCGGCGCATTACCGGCACGGGCACCGCGCCGATGGAACTGAACGTCATCCTGTACGAAGATCTGGCGGAGCTGCGCCGCGCCCGCGAGGCAGAGGACGAGCGATTTGTCACCCTCATGGGCTCGCTCGAGCCTGACGCGTTCGCCCGGACGGTACGCTATACGCCGATTACGGTGCAGAAGGAGATGAACGAGCCGCTTGGCGGCATGCTGGCGCATGTCTTCAACCACCAGACCCATCACCGCGGCCAGGCGCACACGATCCTCACCTCGCTCGGCCAACCCTCGGTGGTGCTCGACATGATCGCCTTCCTGCGCAACGAGGGAAAACAGTGGCTGGCGTGA
- a CDS encoding molybdenum cofactor biosynthesis protein MoaE, producing the protein MTSPIPTIRVQAEDFDLQTEVDALTAGRMDIGAVVSFVGLCRGEQGKLSALELEHYPGMAEAEMSRIADLAVERFSLMGFTAIHRYGKIAPGENIVLVIAASPHRQAAFDGANFVMDFLKTAAPFWKKEHGTDGNAGDWVAAKDADDTAREKWR; encoded by the coding sequence ATGACATCTCCCATCCCCACGATCCGCGTCCAGGCTGAGGACTTCGACCTTCAGACCGAAGTCGACGCGCTGACGGCCGGGCGCATGGATATCGGCGCCGTGGTCTCCTTCGTCGGCCTCTGCCGTGGCGAACAGGGAAAGCTTTCGGCGCTCGAACTGGAACATTATCCCGGCATGGCGGAGGCCGAGATGAGCCGTATCGCCGATCTGGCGGTCGAGCGTTTCTCGCTGATGGGGTTCACGGCCATCCACCGCTACGGCAAGATCGCGCCGGGCGAAAATATCGTGCTCGTCATCGCCGCCTCCCCGCATCGGCAGGCGGCCTTCGACGGCGCCAATTTCGTCATGGACTTCCTCAAGACCGCCGCCCCCTTCTGGAAGAAGGAACATGGTACCGACGGCAATGCAGGCGACTGGGTTGCGGCCAAGGATGCCGATGACACGGCTCGGGAGAAGTGGCGGTAA
- the moaD gene encoding molybdopterin converting factor subunit 1, protein MKANLVYFAWVRERIGKPQEEIELPETVVTVRDLLNHLAGLGEEYENALQYPDVIRVALNQEHAEHDEPLNGAREIGIFPPMTGG, encoded by the coding sequence ATGAAAGCCAATCTCGTCTATTTTGCCTGGGTGCGCGAGCGCATCGGCAAGCCGCAGGAAGAGATCGAGCTTCCCGAGACGGTCGTCACCGTCCGCGATTTGTTGAATCATCTCGCAGGCTTGGGCGAGGAATACGAGAATGCGCTTCAATATCCCGACGTGATCCGTGTGGCGCTCAACCAGGAACATGCCGAGCATGACGAACCACTGAACGGCGCCCGCGAGATCGGCATCTTTCCGCCGATGACGGGTGGCTGA
- a CDS encoding glutathione S-transferase family protein: MTTRILYSLCGADESRPFSPHCWKVVLALKHKGLDFIEKPTPFTQIPALENGFSKTVPILRDGNELIRDSFDIALYLDERYPDRPTLFGGEGGKALSRFVERFSQSIVHPAVTGIAVADIHDMLGETDQVYFRTTREKMLGRTLEDLRSGREAAVSGFAAKLEPVRQTLGFQPFLGGDSPLFADYILFGALQWMRITAGAQVFDTADPVGQWFERCLDLHDGIGRSVTAA; this comes from the coding sequence ATGACGACACGCATCCTCTACTCGCTTTGTGGCGCCGACGAAAGCCGGCCGTTTTCTCCCCATTGCTGGAAGGTGGTGCTGGCGCTTAAGCACAAGGGGCTCGATTTCATCGAAAAGCCGACCCCTTTTACCCAGATCCCGGCTCTGGAAAACGGCTTCTCCAAGACAGTGCCGATCCTGCGCGACGGCAACGAACTGATCCGCGACAGTTTCGACATCGCGCTCTATCTGGATGAACGCTATCCCGATCGGCCGACGCTGTTTGGCGGCGAGGGGGGCAAGGCACTGTCGCGCTTCGTCGAGCGTTTTTCGCAGTCCATCGTGCATCCGGCGGTCACCGGCATCGCGGTGGCCGATATCCATGACATGCTGGGCGAGACCGATCAGGTCTATTTCCGCACCACGCGCGAAAAAATGCTTGGCCGTACGCTGGAGGATCTTCGCTCCGGGCGTGAGGCGGCGGTATCGGGCTTTGCCGCAAAGCTTGAGCCGGTGCGACAGACGCTCGGCTTCCAGCCCTTCCTCGGTGGCGACAGCCCGCTCTTTGCCGACTACATCCTGTTCGGCGCGCTGCAATGGATGCGCATCACCGCAGGTGCCCAGGTCTTCGATACCGCCGACCCGGTCGGCCAATGGTTCGAGCGCTGCCTCGATCTCCATGACGGCATCGGGCGCAGTGTGACGGCGGCGTGA
- the ndk gene encoding nucleoside-diphosphate kinase: MAIERTFSMIKPDATKRNLTGAITKVFEDNGLRIIASKRVWMSKREAEGFYAVHKERPFFGELVEGMTSGPTIVQVLEGEGAILKNREIMGATNPANADEGTIRKQFALSIGENSVHGSDAPETAAQEIAYWFAETEIVG; this comes from the coding sequence ATGGCGATTGAACGCACGTTCTCGATGATCAAGCCGGACGCCACCAAGCGCAACCTGACCGGCGCCATCACCAAGGTATTCGAAGACAACGGCCTGCGGATCATCGCATCCAAGCGCGTCTGGATGTCGAAGCGCGAAGCTGAAGGCTTCTACGCCGTTCACAAGGAACGCCCTTTCTTCGGCGAACTGGTTGAAGGCATGACCTCTGGCCCGACCATCGTTCAGGTTCTCGAAGGCGAAGGCGCCATCCTGAAGAACCGCGAAATCATGGGCGCGACCAACCCGGCAAACGCCGATGAAGGCACGATCCGCAAGCAGTTCGCCCTGTCGATCGGCGAAAACTCGGTTCACGGTTCCGACGCTCCGGAAACCGCTGCCCAGGAAATCGCCTACTGGTTCGCAGAAACCGAAATCGTCGGCTGA
- a CDS encoding tripartite tricarboxylate transporter substrate binding protein — MKLTQLTRRAALVLAGSALSALSLGQPALAQNFPDRTITLVVPFAAGGSTDVVGRVVAQKMGDILGQQVVVENVAGAGGNLGADRVARADPDGYTILMGTVATHALNPLILKQKPYDPEKDFAPVSLLVVVPNVLVVNPKLGVNSVAELIALLKKEPDKYSYASSGNGTPLHLSGELFNAMAGVKMQHVPYKGAGPALNDLIGNQISIMFDNLPSSSGHMKAGTLKALGVTTKERAPSFPDVPTVAETVPGYETYTWNALFAPAGTPPEVVAKLNEAANAALKDPAVAARMKDFSATIVGSTPEELGKHVTAELAKWGPVVKSANIQMD; from the coding sequence ATGAAACTTACGCAACTGACGCGGCGCGCCGCGCTCGTTCTGGCCGGCAGCGCTTTGTCGGCCCTTTCGCTCGGTCAGCCGGCCTTGGCGCAGAATTTCCCGGACCGGACGATCACGCTGGTGGTTCCGTTTGCCGCCGGCGGCTCGACCGATGTGGTCGGCCGGGTGGTGGCGCAGAAGATGGGCGACATCCTCGGCCAGCAGGTGGTGGTGGAAAACGTTGCCGGTGCCGGCGGCAATCTGGGCGCCGACCGAGTGGCGCGCGCCGATCCGGACGGCTACACGATCCTCATGGGCACCGTCGCAACACATGCGCTCAACCCTCTGATCCTGAAACAGAAACCCTATGATCCGGAAAAGGATTTCGCGCCTGTATCACTGCTCGTCGTGGTGCCCAACGTGCTGGTGGTCAATCCGAAGCTCGGGGTCAACAGCGTTGCGGAACTGATCGCACTGCTGAAGAAGGAACCGGACAAATATTCCTATGCGTCTTCCGGCAACGGCACGCCGCTGCATCTTTCGGGCGAGCTGTTCAACGCCATGGCGGGCGTGAAGATGCAGCACGTGCCCTACAAGGGGGCCGGGCCGGCGCTGAACGACCTGATCGGCAACCAGATCTCGATCATGTTCGACAACCTGCCCTCCTCCTCCGGCCACATGAAGGCCGGCACGCTGAAGGCGCTGGGTGTGACGACCAAGGAGCGCGCACCATCCTTCCCCGACGTGCCGACCGTGGCGGAGACCGTGCCGGGCTACGAGACCTATACCTGGAATGCCCTGTTTGCGCCGGCAGGTACGCCGCCCGAAGTCGTGGCAAAGCTCAACGAGGCGGCCAATGCGGCATTGAAGGACCCGGCCGTCGCAGCGCGGATGAAGGATTTTTCCGCCACGATCGTCGGCTCGACGCCGGAGGAACTCGGGAAACACGTCACCGCGGAACTCGCCAAGTGGGGACCGGTGGTCAAGAGCGCCAATATCCAGATGGACTGA
- a CDS encoding branched-chain amino acid ABC transporter permease has translation MAYLLQQIANALPIAALYAALAFGYAIAFAVTRRADITYGAIFAFSGHLYLLFAHVGWDRLWLVLPAALALGVTAAIAGGVGTGGIVGQFVMRPLLAVSPNAVIVASLGVLVVLMEGARLAAESRELWLPPLLDQLLSLDLGAGGAVTLTRLQVVNIVLMLAMIGAGHIGLSASRFGRWWRAVADDPRAAELCGVSPSLVFVLSYVLAAFYASACGVLSTSYYGTMDFGAGVVFGLKVVLIAAAGGHAHPLRAAAGAALVGLAETLWSGYGPVLWRDLVIMSGLVLLLVLSRRERVVV, from the coding sequence ATGGCCTATTTGCTGCAGCAGATTGCCAATGCCCTGCCGATCGCAGCACTCTACGCGGCGTTGGCGTTCGGCTATGCCATCGCCTTTGCCGTTACCAGGCGTGCCGATATCACCTATGGCGCGATTTTCGCCTTTTCCGGCCATCTCTATCTGCTGTTTGCCCATGTCGGCTGGGATCGGCTGTGGCTGGTCCTGCCGGCAGCGCTTGCGCTCGGCGTGACGGCCGCGATCGCCGGCGGTGTCGGGACGGGCGGCATCGTCGGGCAATTCGTGATGCGGCCGCTGCTGGCCGTCTCGCCCAATGCCGTGATCGTTGCCTCGCTCGGCGTGCTGGTCGTGTTGATGGAGGGGGCAAGGCTTGCCGCCGAAAGCCGCGAACTCTGGCTGCCGCCCTTGCTTGATCAACTGCTGTCGCTGGACCTCGGGGCAGGGGGTGCCGTGACCCTGACGCGTCTGCAGGTCGTCAATATTGTGCTGATGCTGGCGATGATCGGGGCCGGGCATATCGGCCTTTCCGCAAGCCGGTTCGGCCGCTGGTGGCGGGCCGTGGCCGATGATCCGCGCGCCGCCGAACTTTGCGGCGTCAGCCCGTCGCTCGTCTTCGTTCTGTCCTATGTGCTGGCCGCCTTCTACGCCTCTGCCTGCGGCGTGCTGTCGACCTCCTATTACGGCACGATGGATTTCGGCGCGGGCGTCGTCTTCGGGCTGAAGGTCGTGTTGATCGCCGCCGCCGGTGGCCATGCCCACCCCTTGCGCGCTGCAGCCGGGGCCGCCTTGGTCGGCCTCGCCGAAACCCTCTGGTCCGGCTACGGCCCGGTCCTCTGGCGCGATCTGGTGATAATGTCGGGCCTCGTCTTGCTCCTCGTGCTGAGCCGAAGAGAGCGTGTGGTGGTGTGA